From the genome of Monomorium pharaonis isolate MP-MQ-018 chromosome 1, ASM1337386v2, whole genome shotgun sequence:
ACAGCATATGGTCAGAACAGATCGCAAAAGGAGGTCAAATGAGGCTGACATTTAAGAATCCTTCCTGGTTCTTTTACGACCACTTTGCGTAATCTTCTTTATTCCCATGTTTAGCGGTCGCGTGAATCGATGGAAACAATCACTTCTACACGCAGATCGATCACTCTCTCGACCAATTATGTTTAAACCGTTAATCTCCTTATTGACCCGGAATTCCGATGTTGTTGGAACACGAGCATGCACTTTGCGAAAGCGAGGAAGATCTACGTTGACTTAAAGAGCCGATAGAATCGACAGAGTAGATTACATACAATTACATTGCATTAAAGCGTGATGCATCCTTTCTATGGCGATTAACCATATAGAGATCATTAAGTACATCACTCCGAATAGAACATCGcaattctcaattttttaaataaaacctaGAAATTCCTAGaattagataaaaaagaacatttatcTTTCCATGTTAAGCTCGAAGATGAATTTATCAAAGTCTTCAAGTTTtaatttggttaaaaaaatttaattttacttgtttCTTAATACTTGTTTTGTTCTGGTTTTATACTACTGTAATTAGACGTACGATAAGCTTTGGAGATATTAGTATACTATATACATCCTCATACATTTACTTGAAACGAGAAAATCATGATTGATATTCATATTTCTCTTCtcgcataaataattacattgcaTTACCTTAAAGTAACATGTTATTATCAACTAATGATCAGAACAGATTGTAATCTAGAAGATGTTTTATGCCACGTACAGAATAAATGCGAAGCAAAGCTCTGTTGACACTAGTATGTACGAGGTGCTGCTTTATGtatgcaataaattataataattataaaacaattagtTTCGTGTCGCCCACGCGATTAAGTCGACTTGTACAGATCTGAATGAGTCCACACGATATAATCGTTAACCTTTGACGAAGTAACGAGCTGAGAGAAACGTACTGACTATGAGTACAAATCGTTGTGTCAAGACTTCAGCACATTCGCATTCGCAAAGTTTCATAACGCTGCCGTTTCACTGTTTACGACCGTTGGGTCAGAACGTATGGGATAATTATCCGATATGTAACAACCCACGCTTAATCAACCCCTCGGGTTTTGAAACGGGTAACAATCTTACGGAATCTtcactgagaaaaaattcaattacataAGTATTGTTTCTGTGTGTTTACGCGTGTGTTACGCTCTCATTacagattttgtttttacagGAAACAAGTTCgttcttcctttcttttttctcttttttcctttaacaATGAGTTGCCGAATGATTACGAAATaacgataatttattaaatttaatcacatataaatttgaatcactctttatattaattcttaattttcgtTTGTACATTTACTGAGGGGGAGGGgcggggggaaaaaaattaatttgacttgtaaaatattttttttgtttgtaaaaaagttatctgtttttattaactatgtatttttttcataatatttaataatgcaaaaataaaataaaagatgatattaaatagaaacatttgtttaaatttttaatttgtcattaattttgttaataggTATACATATTTCGATGTGTATGCACGTAaagcattacatttttaaaagaaaaaaatattaattttatttatgatatatatatatatatatatactattttatataaaattaacataaatttaaacaaatagcaaataagatttgatattttgtCCTATTCACTaggatatacatataatacaaaagTACTTACCGCCATATGAAGACGAGTGAGCCACTAGTAATAATTCCTTTAGTATGGATCAACATCTTTCTGAGGATAATGCGCACGATATCCTCGTAACGTAAGGATCACTCCGGGAAGGATATTTAATACGCGGTGGCATTCATCTGCCTCGAATGGTTTCACAAGAGCCGCACGCGAGAGTGGTGTGCGCGAGAACGCGCAGCAGTAAACCTGAACTGAGAATGATGCTTCGAACGAAAGTAAAACTCTAGTCTATCCCGTTCGATCTATCCCGGAGTGGGGTTTAACCAGGATCGCAGCAACGCACGTGCATCAATGGTGCACGGTGCATCAAAGTATAACACGTATGTATGACTGGTAAAAGTGCATCGCTGCAGCAATAGCGGCCGCTGGATCAGTATTACAAATGAGACCAAGGTTCACCTTTCCTCAGCTACGTTATTGGGAATCGCGGTTGAAGGTGCCGTTTCAAGGTCGAATATTCCGTTCGCACCTTCGTGCATGCGATGCGGTATGCGTGAACCTCGCGTGTTCCTTTGCATAGTGTTATAACAGTAGGCAGCGCCATTGCGCTATGCTAATTGATGCTCTTGATGGGCTTGACTGCGATGTCGTTCACGGATTAAAATTCCATGAGATGACACCATTTGTGATTCGTTCGAATAATGAAGATTTGCACGCGGCTCTTCATTTATTGCTTTCTTTGTATAAATGAATAGAATGAACATTATGGTAATAAATCATGATAATGTGTTACGCATGGGATAACTGTTTTTCTTcattacagattttttaacgttaaattaaaaataaaaacgctaaaaattaaaatgctgaaataataatataatttgataataagttaatatttacaatattaagatTTAGCTATATTATGCTGAAATGctgtaaataagtaaatttcgAGAAACAATGAACACATTTACTTATGTTCACTTTTGTGTTAAGATTACATCTTTTATTCCTCATTTCAATAATCTTATTAAGTTGTACagaagttatttattatttgttgtattagctaataataataacccATAATAGAACGCGCTTCCACAGATGTTAGTGTGTTTTTCCGTCATTCtatctttatcatttattaacgtaaaacaaaaataaacaaaaaagcgCGCTAACTTCTTAAGAAGCGCGTTCTGAATATGGGTCTATGTGTATAGTAAATTTACAAGATTGTATTTTAAGAGCGTACTTCATCTGTATTATCGAGAACTGCGCCGCTGTAGGCTAAATCCCAATAATGTTCTACTTGATGTTTCTTAAAGTGCTCTCGAGCCATTTTTTCAATTGGACatactttaaatttgatttctcCAAAATGCCGTTGTTTAGTTGTCCCTTCCCAAACAAGTACACATCTGTTCGATACCTCATTCCCATCATTATCCTTCACTTTGTCTTCCTCCCATTTAATACGATGCATCATCAATCGTTTGTACTTGGCTTGTTGTTTTGCTCCACCTTCTACTACAACAACATTACAATCCCGGAACAGCATTACACAACCAGTAAGATAAAGCTGTTTCGCGTTAGTCTCCACTTTGAATTTCTTTGAAGCATTATTAACAAGATCGCgtattctgtaaaaatattatcacgttaaataaataaatatactatgcaacaaaattgtaaaagatgTTCCggtatttgcaaaaaaatactaCAGCAAGAAAGTTCTCAAAAAATTAGGTAGCAtagctatttttaaatttttatttaaaaatggtaGTTTTAGAGATATAAAGTTGACCAATCGCAAACTACGTTTAATCACATGTTCATAAGTcatttggtctgttctttttagctgcttTGCTACACTGATCCAATaagttaaagataaattaatatatttttttttcattctaacttattgcaccaatGCAAAAGTGCAACAAAAAAGAACACCCAATTAATACTACTGTGCAAGCGATAGTGACTGCATGATAGacaactgtttaaatattatctctGATTGATCACTTTAAACTcttatatctaaaaactacttcaaataaaaatctacaaataaccgttttacataattttttcgatAAGTTTCTTGCAGTATTTtgctttacaaaattcgaaatcctgtatataatatgatatgtACCTATAAACAGATACATATACACCAAGAGTGGTATCTTCTTTAAGTTTCCTCGCTTTTTTCTCGCGACGTTGATCAGCAGTAAGTCTTCGTGCTGCATTTGCATCCTCGTGAGCTTTCAATCTCTTAGCCATTTGTTGTCGAACATGAGCTTCAATTTTAGTAGGATCTTGTACAGCTTCAGTCCCTAAAACTCGCATGAGATTTGAGATTCGCAACTTTGGCTCAGGTGGTGCTTCTAAACCTAAtcgaattttttcttgttcttccttCCAAGCCTCTCGTCTATTTTGCCTCCTTAATTTCTTACGTTCCTTCTTTGTGAGAATTACAGGCATATATATTGGTTTCAAAGGATCCgctatacaaaaaaaataacaaaaaataacataatatatttcattatacatattatacatattatacagaaatttgcgaataatattatagcaaaaagttcttgaaaaaagtaaattatgtatttatacatttttatttcaagcactttttgaaatataagacTAGTCAATCAGACATTACATTTAGATGGTTGCCTATCGTACGGTCACTATTATCATATACATGATTCACAAATATGCAACTGTTTAAACGCAATTTATGATTGATCAGCCTTAAACTCTTACATCTTAAAcactgtttaaaataaaaatttataactattttatttaatttttcaagaatcTCCGCTCCATACTATAATATTTCGATTGCAAAACATAtactgataaataaaaaaaataatatatacataacattCATATGTTACgatataattcataaatgGCCTTTTTTGAGTTGTCTATAAAAAAGTTCTAATGAgaattaaatactaaaaaaacaaagttactGTTGTTCTTCTACAATCAGTATATCAAAATTACTACACCAAAATTGCacttaaaaatgatatattgtagaattttaataatttaaaacattgaaatttttgagTTACTGTTATTGTTGTAGCAATTACATACTTGGAGATATAATACATACTTGGAGGTCGTATTTGTGTTGGATGTTCTACTAAATTTGTGATAGTCAAATTTTTGATTGAGGTTGATTCATTTTCATTAGAATATCCACCATTTAATATAACAGAATCCCACCATTCTATATTAGGCACATCTTCGCTAAGAGCTTCAGTTTTAGGTGCGATAAGGGCTAATTTGGTTGCTGAACTGATCCCAGTTTTTCTAGCAATTTGACTAATttcattttgcaatttttctaattgtgtCTTCATGCGTATTCTTTCTGCCAATTGTTGGAATTTCCCTGGTTCGTGAAACTTTAATGCACGTTTACCACGCATTGCTGGTTTTACACCTAttctattatcaaaataatgagTATCTTGTATCTCTTCTGGGCCTTTTGATTCTTGCAGTTGGGCCTTGaattcttctcttttctttgcACGTATATTAGCTTTTAATGTAGGTACCACTTGAGTAAGTTGCACTTCTTTGCCTGTTATATCTACTGTTCTTCCAGATTCATCCAAGATTAAGGGTGTTGGTTTGTCCGGTACATTGGCATTGTTAAGTAATcctgaatttaatttattcctgATCTGTGCTTGTAACGCAGCTATTTTTCGTGCTTTATCTGAATCTGTTTTACTCAATAAACCTTGATTATACATACTCCCTACTGTTGGCAATGCATCACGTCCTTTAAATAAGGGCTTTGCAGAAATGTCTTCCTGTTTTATTGCCTTTAaagctctttttctttcttctattTCTCTTTGTGCGTTAGCCATCATTTGCCTTATCTAAAGA
Proteins encoded in this window:
- the LOC105834526 gene encoding U4/U6 small nuclear ribonucleoprotein Prp3 translates to MSYLTRKEIDEMKPQIEKAVHKFLGFSEPAIVTTAVNCITSGYDKRKTADKLSALLEDKKASKLTEKIFTIYDDTKASQKNKKRSHPEDKDKDKDAKKSRFKDDETKNEKPIETQLSADKIRQMMANAQREIEERKRALKAIKQEDISAKPLFKGRDALPTVGSMYNQGLLSKTDSDKARKIAALQAQIRNKLNSGLLNNANVPDKPTPLILDESGRTVDITGKEVQLTQVVPTLKANIRAKKREEFKAQLQESKGPEEIQDTHYFDNRIGVKPAMRGKRALKFHEPGKFQQLAERIRMKTQLEKLQNEISQIARKTGISSATKLALIAPKTEALSEDVPNIEWWDSVILNGGYSNENESTSIKNLTITNLVEHPTQIRPPTDPLKPIYMPVILTKKERKKLRRQNRREAWKEEQEKIRLGLEAPPEPKLRISNLMRVLGTEAVQDPTKIEAHVRQQMAKRLKAHEDANAARRLTADQRREKKARKLKEDTTLGVYVSVYRIRDLVNNASKKFKVETNAKQLYLTGCVMLFRDCNVVVVEGGAKQQAKYKRLMMHRIKWEEDKVKDNDGNEVSNRCVLVWEGTTKQRHFGEIKFKVCPIEKMAREHFKKHQVEHYWDLAYSGAVLDNTDEVRS